From one Novosphingobium sp. genomic stretch:
- a CDS encoding 2-oxoglutarate and iron-dependent oxygenase domain-containing protein: MDLTSLPVLSLASAPADFARDIGQSFRQFGFAMVKDHGVDHDLVARAWALTEQFFALPEEEKRAYFLANGGARGYTPFKTEIAKGATRHDLKEFWHVGRDLPEGSPLAGPSMPPNIWPTRPEGFEKTFRELYAALDHAGERILSAIAVDLGLEKHFFDQPISDGNSVLRLLHYPPIADATEGAIRAGAHEDINLITLLLGAEEAGLELLTKNGTWMEVAPPPGALVVNIGDMLQRLTNHVLPSTTHRVRNPTAQRAAHSRYSMPFFLHLRSDFRFETLPGCITAENPDRYPESITADDYLQERLREIGLKM; encoded by the coding sequence ATGGATCTCACCTCCCTCCCCGTCCTCTCGCTCGCCAGCGCGCCCGCGGATTTCGCGCGCGACATCGGGCAGAGCTTCCGCCAGTTCGGCTTTGCCATGGTGAAGGATCACGGCGTCGACCACGATCTGGTCGCCCGCGCCTGGGCGCTGACCGAGCAGTTCTTCGCCCTGCCCGAAGAGGAAAAGCGCGCCTACTTCCTCGCCAATGGCGGCGCGCGCGGCTACACTCCCTTCAAGACCGAGATCGCCAAGGGCGCCACCCGCCACGATCTGAAGGAATTCTGGCACGTCGGCCGCGACCTGCCCGAGGGCAGCCCGCTCGCCGGCCCCTCCATGCCGCCCAACATCTGGCCGACCAGGCCCGAGGGTTTCGAAAAGACCTTCCGCGAGCTTTACGCCGCGCTGGACCATGCCGGTGAGCGCATTCTCTCGGCCATCGCGGTGGATCTGGGGCTGGAGAAGCACTTCTTCGACCAGCCCATCTCGGATGGCAATTCGGTGCTGCGCCTGCTGCACTATCCCCCCATCGCCGATGCCACCGAAGGCGCCATCCGCGCCGGCGCGCATGAGGACATCAACCTCATCACCCTGCTGCTGGGCGCCGAGGAAGCGGGCCTCGAACTGCTGACCAAGAACGGCACCTGGATGGAGGTCGCCCCGCCGCCGGGTGCGCTGGTGGTCAACATCGGCGACATGCTGCAGCGCCTGACCAACCATGTGTTGCCCTCCACCACGCATCGCGTGCGCAACCCCACCGCGCAGCGCGCCGCCCATTCGCGCTATTCGATGCCCTTCTTCCTGCATCTGCGCTCCGACTTCCGCTTTGAAACGCTGCCCGGCTGCATCACGGCGGAAAACCCCGACCGCTATCCGGAGTCGATCACGGCGGACGACTATCTGCAGGAAAGGTTGCGGGAAATCGGTTTGAAGATGTAA
- a CDS encoding 2-hydroxyacid dehydrogenase encodes MTEILFTAPAPAIEKRLEGRFTLHRLWEASNREDFLAQLGPRITGMVATSKGGPLDEDFLNHLPNLQIISSFGVGYDHLDIPAIAARRLIATNTPGVLTEEVADLTLGLLLATIRQIPAAERHLREGLWLKGSFPLSPSLRGRRVGILGLGDIGLAVARRLEGFGVEIDYHTRHKRDVPYAWHESPVTLAAAVDVLVVLTPGGDATRHLVGTEVLTELGPDGILINVARGSVVDTEALIEALQNGTILSAGLDVFEDEPNVPQALLDQPGVVLLPHIGSASTLTREAMAQLVADNLVSWFETGQPLTPVIETRPFLR; translated from the coding sequence ATGACCGAAATCCTCTTCACCGCCCCCGCCCCCGCGATCGAGAAGCGGCTGGAAGGGCGCTTTACCCTGCATCGCCTGTGGGAAGCGTCCAACCGGGAGGATTTTCTGGCTCAGCTGGGCCCCCGCATCACCGGCATGGTCGCCACGAGCAAGGGCGGCCCGCTCGATGAGGACTTCCTGAACCATCTGCCCAATCTGCAGATCATCAGCAGCTTCGGCGTGGGATACGATCACCTCGATATCCCCGCCATCGCCGCGCGCCGCCTGATCGCCACCAACACGCCCGGCGTGCTGACGGAAGAAGTGGCCGACCTCACGCTGGGCCTGCTGCTGGCCACCATCCGCCAGATCCCCGCCGCCGAACGCCACCTGCGCGAGGGGCTTTGGCTGAAGGGCAGCTTCCCCCTCTCGCCCTCGCTGCGCGGGCGGCGCGTGGGCATCCTCGGCCTTGGCGATATCGGCCTTGCCGTCGCCCGGCGCCTGGAAGGCTTCGGCGTCGAGATCGACTACCACACCCGCCACAAGCGCGACGTGCCCTACGCCTGGCACGAAAGCCCCGTCACGCTGGCCGCCGCGGTCGATGTGCTGGTGGTGCTGACGCCGGGCGGCGATGCCACGCGCCACCTCGTCGGCACCGAGGTGCTGACCGAACTGGGCCCCGACGGCATCCTGATCAATGTCGCGCGCGGCAGCGTGGTGGATACCGAAGCCCTGATCGAGGCCCTGCAAAACGGCACGATCCTCTCGGCCGGGCTCGATGTGTTCGAGGATGAGCCCAACGTGCCGCAAGCGCTGCTCGACCAGCCGGGCGTGGTGCTGCTGCCGCACATCGGCTCGGCCTCGACGCTCACGCGCGAGGCGATGGCGCAACTGGTGGCCGACAATCTGGTGAGCTGGTTCGAGACCGGTCAGCCCTTGACGCCGGTGATCGAGACGCGGCCCTTTTTGCGCTGA
- the recG gene encoding ATP-dependent DNA helicase RecG, producing MRPEELNPLFVGAEALKGVGAGLSKPLAKLGLNRIRDFVYHLPDRFVSRRVLNALEESAVGEQVIVELTPVDYRGGGNPRAPFRVMAQDRAGNVCALVYFGRNAGWARKQLPLNEPRWIAGRLDQFGQSLQIVHPEHVGEDSTAAMGKTIEPIYPLSEGMTQGRLGALVQQALTHVPELPEWIEPSLKTKQGWPDWQPAVLGAHRGEDPKARDRLAYDELLANSLALMLVRASNRRSKGQPLQGDGRLRSKLALPFALTGAQRRSIAEIEGDLAQSAPMLRLLQGDVGSGKTVVALESMLIAVEAGAQAALLAPTEILARQHFETLRRMAAPTGVNIALLTGRDKGKAREGILMGLMDGSIDMVVGTHAIFQDAVAYKNLALAVIDEQHRFGVGQRLMLTQKGKATPHCLAMTATPIPRTLTLAQYGEMDVSRLDELPPGRQAIDTRVVAQERIGDVVAALSRHFETGQQAYWVCPMVRESETADLAAAEARHADLAAHFGNDVVLVHGQLKPEEKDAAMERFSRGDARLLVATTVIEVGVDVPNATLMVIEQAERFGLAQLHQLRGRVGRGSEKSTCLLLRGEALSEVGRERLALMRETQDGFRLAEEDLRLRGGGELLGTRQSGDTPFRTASLEQIQRLLPMAHDDARLLMERDGGLVGERGEAARLLLYLFERDWGVQLLRGG from the coding sequence ATGCGTCCCGAAGAGCTCAATCCCCTGTTTGTCGGTGCCGAAGCGTTGAAAGGCGTGGGGGCGGGGTTGTCCAAGCCTCTGGCCAAGCTTGGGCTCAACCGGATTCGCGATTTCGTCTATCATTTGCCCGACCGTTTCGTCAGCCGCCGGGTGCTGAACGCGCTGGAGGAAAGCGCGGTGGGCGAGCAGGTGATCGTGGAGCTGACGCCCGTCGATTATCGCGGCGGCGGCAATCCCCGCGCGCCCTTTCGGGTGATGGCGCAGGACCGGGCGGGGAATGTCTGCGCTCTGGTCTATTTTGGGCGCAATGCGGGCTGGGCGCGCAAGCAATTGCCGCTGAACGAGCCGCGCTGGATCGCCGGGCGTCTGGACCAGTTCGGGCAGAGCCTGCAGATCGTCCACCCCGAGCATGTGGGCGAGGACAGCACGGCCGCGATGGGCAAGACCATCGAGCCGATCTATCCCTTGTCCGAAGGGATGACTCAGGGACGTCTGGGCGCGCTGGTGCAGCAGGCTTTGACGCATGTGCCGGAACTGCCCGAATGGATCGAACCCTCGTTGAAAACCAAGCAGGGTTGGCCCGATTGGCAGCCCGCCGTGCTGGGCGCGCATCGTGGCGAAGATCCCAAGGCGCGCGACCGCCTCGCCTATGATGAGTTGTTGGCCAATTCTCTGGCGCTGATGCTGGTGCGCGCCAGCAATCGCCGCAGCAAGGGCCAGCCTTTGCAGGGCGACGGGCGACTGCGCTCGAAACTGGCGCTGCCTTTCGCGCTGACCGGCGCGCAACGCCGCTCCATCGCCGAGATCGAGGGCGATCTGGCCCAGAGCGCCCCGATGCTGCGCCTGCTGCAAGGCGATGTGGGCAGCGGCAAGACGGTGGTGGCGCTGGAATCCATGCTGATCGCGGTGGAGGCGGGAGCTCAGGCCGCGCTGCTGGCGCCCACGGAAATCCTTGCCCGCCAGCATTTTGAGACTTTGCGCCGCATGGCCGCGCCCACCGGCGTCAACATCGCCCTGCTGACCGGGCGCGACAAGGGCAAGGCCCGCGAGGGCATCCTGATGGGCCTGATGGACGGCAGCATCGATATGGTGGTGGGCACGCATGCCATCTTTCAGGATGCGGTGGCCTATAAGAACCTCGCGCTGGCGGTGATCGATGAGCAGCATCGCTTCGGTGTCGGCCAGCGGCTGATGCTGACGCAAAAGGGCAAGGCCACGCCTCATTGCCTCGCCATGACCGCCACGCCGATCCCGCGCACGCTGACTCTGGCGCAATATGGCGAGATGGATGTGTCGCGGCTGGACGAACTGCCGCCGGGCCGCCAGGCCATCGACACGCGCGTGGTGGCGCAGGAGCGGATCGGCGATGTGGTCGCCGCGCTCAGCCGCCATTTCGAGACCGGGCAGCAGGCCTATTGGGTCTGCCCGATGGTGCGCGAAAGCGAAACCGCCGACCTCGCCGCCGCCGAGGCGCGCCATGCCGATCTGGCCGCGCATTTCGGCAATGATGTCGTGCTGGTCCACGGCCAGTTGAAGCCCGAGGAGAAGGACGCCGCCATGGAGCGTTTTTCCCGAGGCGATGCGCGCCTGCTGGTGGCGACCACGGTGATCGAGGTCGGCGTGGACGTGCCCAATGCCACGCTGATGGTGATCGAGCAGGCCGAGCGTTTCGGCCTTGCCCAGCTTCACCAGTTGCGCGGGCGCGTCGGGCGCGGCAGCGAGAAATCGACCTGCCTGCTGCTGCGCGGCGAGGCGTTGAGCGAGGTCGGCCGCGAAAGGCTGGCCCTGATGCGCGAAACGCAGGACGGCTTCCGCCTTGCCGAGGAAGACCTGCGTCTACGCGGTGGCGGTGAACTTTTGGGCACCCGCCAGTCGGGCGACACGCCCTTCCGCACCGCCAGCCTCGAACAGATCCAGCGCCTGCTGCCCATGGCGCATGACGACGCCCGCCTGCTGATGGAGCGTGACGGCGGCCTTGTCGGCGAGCGCGGGGAAGCCGCCCGCCTGCTGCTCTACCTGTTCGAGCGCGACTGGGGCGTGCAGCTTTTGCGCGGCGGGTAA
- a CDS encoding succinate dehydrogenase assembly factor 2 gives MTDSQAHQDRLKRLHFRAWHRGTREADYMIGCFFDRFHAEWSEADLVWFETLIEEEDVDILGWALGSLSVPQEYQGALMERMRKLDYVDIPR, from the coding sequence ATGACCGACTCCCAAGCCCATCAGGACCGCCTCAAGCGCCTCCATTTCCGCGCCTGGCATCGCGGCACGCGTGAGGCCGACTATATGATCGGCTGCTTCTTCGACCGCTTCCATGCCGAATGGAGCGAGGCTGACCTCGTCTGGTTCGAGACCCTGATCGAGGAAGAGGATGTCGATATCCTCGGCTGGGCACTGGGCTCGCTGTCCGTGCCGCAGGAGTATCAGGGCGCGCTGATGGAGCGCATGCGCAAGCTGGATTACGTCGACATTCCGCGCTGA